In Vigna unguiculata cultivar IT97K-499-35 chromosome 3, ASM411807v1, whole genome shotgun sequence, a single genomic region encodes these proteins:
- the LOC114176195 gene encoding auxin efflux carrier component 2, translated as MITIKDIYDVFAAIVPLYVAMILAYGSVRWWKIFTPDQCSGINRFVAVFAVPLLSFHFISSNDPYAMNYHFIAADCLQKVVILGALFLWNTFTKHGSLDWTITLFSLSTLPNTLVMGIPLLKAMYGDFSGSLMVQIVVLQSVIWYTLMLFLFEYRGAKLLITEQFPETAGSITSFRVDSDVVSLNGREPLQTDAEIGEDGKLHVVVKRSAASSMISSFNKSHLTSMTPRASNLTGVEIYSVQSSREPTPRASSFNQTDFYAMFASKAPSPKHGYTNSFQSNSGIGDVYSLQSSKGATPRTSNFEEEMLKMHKKRGGRSMSGELFNGGLVSSYPPPNPMFSGSTSAGGLKKKDSSGGSAAPNKELHMFVWSSSASPVSEGNLRHAVNRAASTDFGTVDPSKAVPHETVASKAVQELIENMSPGRRGSGEKELEMDEGAKFPTSGSPYTCQKKVDLEGNANKNQRMPPASVMTRLILIMVWRKLIRNPNTYSSLLGLAWSLISFRWHIEMPTIVKGSISILSDAGLGMAMFSLGLFMALQPKIIACGKSVAAFSMAVRFLTGPAVIAATSIGIGLRGVLLHVAIVQAALPQGIVPFVFAKEYNLHADILSTAVIFGMLIALPITILYYVLLGL; from the exons ATGATAACCATTAAGGATATTTATGATGTTTTCGCGGCTATTGTGCCCCTTTACGTGGCTATGATATTAGCATATGGTTCAGTTCGGTGGTGGAAAATTTTCACACCTGATCAATGTTCTGGTATAAACCGCTTTGTTGCTGTGTTCGCAGTTCCACTGCTTAGTTTCCACTTCATCTCCTCCAATGACCCTTATGCTATGAACTACCACTTCATAGCAGCTGATTGTCTTCAGAAAGTTGTCATTCTGGGTGCTCTCTTTCTATGGAACACCTTCACAAAACATGGCAGCCTGGACTGGACCATCACCCTGTTCTCTCTTTCCACTCTTCCAAACACCCTTGTCATGGGGATCCCTCTATTGAAGGCCATGTATGGGGACTTTTCAGGGAGCCTCATGGTTCAAATTGTGGTGCTGCAAAGTGTCATATGGTACACCCTCATGCTGTTCTTGTTTGAATATAGAGGTGCCAAACTCCTCATCACAGAACAGTTCCCTGAGACTGCAGGCTCCATCACCTCCTTCAGGGTTGACTCAGATGTTGTCTCACTCAACGGTAGAGAGCCACTGCAAACGGATGCCGAGATAGGAGAAGATGGAAAGCTCCATGTGGTGGTTAAGAGATCAGCAGCTTCTTCTATGATATCTTCCTTCAACAAATCCCATTTAACTTCTATGACTCCTAGAGCATCTAATCTCACTGGGGTAGAGATCTATTCCGTTCAGTCATCAAGAGAACCAACCCCAAGAGCTTCAAGTTTCAATCAAACAGACTTCTATGCCATGTTTGCGAGCAAGGCACCGAGTCCAAAGCATGGCTACACAAACAGTTTCCAGAGTAATAGTGGTATCGGTGATGTTTACTCGTTGCAATCTTCCAAGGGGGCAACACCAAGGACTTCTAATTTTGAAGAGGAGATGTTGAAGATGCACAAAAAGAGAGGAGGGAGAAGCATGAGTGGAGAGTTGTTTAATGGAGGTTTGGTTTCTTCTTACCCACCTCCGAATCCAATGTTTTCAGGGTCCACAAGCGCCGGTGGCCTCAAAAAGAAAGATAGCAGTGGTGGCAGTGCTGCACCTAACAAGGAGTTACACATGTTTGTTTGGAGTTCAAGCGCATCACCAGTTTCTGAGGGGAATTTGAGGCATGCGGTTAATAGAGCTGCCTCCACCGACTTTGGGACAGTTGATCCTTCTAAGGCTGTTCCACATGAAACTGTTGCTTCCAAAG CTGTTCAAGAACTGATTGAGAACATGAGTCCTGGTCGTAGAGGGAGTGGAGAGAAGGAGCTTGAAATGGATGAGGGAGCGAAATTTCCCACAAGTGGATCTCCATACACCTGCCAGAAGAAGGTGGACTTAGAAGGCAATGCAAACAAAAACCAACGGATGCCACCTGCAAGTGTTATGACAAGACTCATCCTCATCATGGTTTGGAGAAAACTCATAAGAAATCCTAATACCTACTCCAGTCTGTTGGGACTCGCATGGTCTCTCATATCATTCAG GTGGCACATTGAAATGCCAACTATTGTAAAAGGTTCCATCTCAATACTGTCTGATGCTGGTCTCGGAATGGCCATGTTCAGTCTAG GTCTGTTCATGGCATTACAACCCAAGATCATTGCCTGTGGAAAATCTGTTGCAGCATTTTCTATGGCTGTAAGGTTCTTGACAGGTCCAGCAGTTATTGCTGCAACCTCCATAGGCATTGGACTCCGTGGAGTTCTTTTGCATGTTGCAATTGTCCAG GCTGCCCTTCCCCAGGGTATCGTTCCCTTTGTGTTTGCCAAAGAATACAATCTCCATGCAGATATTCTTAGTACTGC GGTTATATTTGGAATGCTGATTGCATTGCCCATAACCATACTCTACTACGTGCTGCTTGGACTCTAA
- the LOC114178690 gene encoding WRKY transcription factor WRKY51-like: MAVDLAGVAKIRMEEQIAIEEAASAGLKSMEHLIRVLSSQIPSSSASASASSSSSTHHHRLNLNHLDCTEITDFTVSKFKQVINLLNRTGHARFRRAPSHPSPSLPSPPHPQAQKPTLHFANPKLKSNPNPNPSSTDLSVSQYSKTKDTTFSISPPISTTTSSFMSSVTADGSVSDGKIGPAIIASGKPPLSSSHRKRCHDATLSAGKTSSSAHCHCSKRRKSRMKRMIRVPAISSKIADIPADEYSWRKYGQKPIKGSPYPRGYYKCSSVRGCPARKHVERAQDDPNMLIVTYEGEHRHPQPRLPETAVPAPVGFGAQAV; this comes from the exons ATGGCAGTAGATCTGGCAGGTGTTGCCAAGATTAGGATGGAAGAACAGATAGCCATTGAAGAAGCAGCTTCCGCTGGATTGAAAAGTATGGAGCATCTCATTCGTGTTCTTTCCTCTCAAATCCCTTCCTCTTCTGCCTCTGCCTCcgcctcctcctcttcttcaaCACACCACCACCGTCTTAATCTCAACCACCTTGACTGCACGGAAATCACCGACTTCACCGTCTCCAAGTTCAAACAagtcatcaacttgttgaatcGCACTGGTCACGCTCGCTTTCGCCGCGCGCCTTCTCATCCCTCTCCCTCTCTTCCTTCTCCACCGCACCCACAAGCTCAAAAACCCACTCTTCATTTTGCAAACCCCAAGCTCAAGTCAAATCCCAATCCCAACCCTTCTTCCACGGATTTGTCGGTTTCTCAGTATTCCAAGACCAAAGACACCACCTTTAGCATATCCCCTCCCatctccaccaccacctcctcctTCATGTCCTCCGTCACGGCCGACGGCAGCGTCTCCGACGGCAAGATCGGCCCCGCCATCATCGCCTCCGGGAAGCCTCCTCTCTCCTCGTCCCACCGGAAAAGGTGTCACGACGCCACCCTCTCCGCCGGGAAAACCTCATCCTCCGCCCACTGTCATTGCTCCAAGAGAAG GAAATCTCGTATGAAACGAATGATTCGAGTGCCGGCCATAAGTTCGAAGATCGCCGATATCCCTGCGGACGAGTACTCGTGGAGAAAGTATGGTCAAAAACCCATCAAGGGGTCACCCTACCCACG AGGGTACTACAAGTGCAGTAGCGTGCGAGGGTGTCCGGCCAGAAAGCACGTGGAGCGAGCCCAGGATGACCCCAACATGCTCATCGTTACCTACGAGGGAGAGCACCGTCATCCGCAGCCGCGTCTGCCGGAAACCGCCGTCCCCGCCCCTGTGGGTTTCGGCGCTCAGGCTGTTTAA